GACGGCAACGTCGCTCGCGGCAAAGTGATACGTGAAGAAGCCGAAGGTCTCCTCAGGGACACCGAGGGTCGGATCGGTCGCGACTATCAGATAGTGGTTTGCGTCGTATTCCAGAACAGCCGAGTCGAAGCCCTCCCTTGGACCGTAGATCAGCTGGGGATCCTCAACGCCCAAATTGGGGAAGACGACCTCGCGGAGAACCTCGTTGCGGAGCTTTCCGGGGGGAAGTTCAGTCATAGCTATCACCGCCCTTAAACCTCTCCACGACGGAGTTTATCTCCTTCAGCGCTTCTTCATCGCAGTTCCAGCACATTATCTCAAAGCTCGGAACGCGGACGCTGGCGCGAACCTTCATCCTCCTCGCTATCCTGCTCACCTCGTAGTTCACCCTATACGCCAGCTCCATCAGCTCCGGCGTTACGATCTCTTCCTTGTCAATGTACTGGAGCGGACAGCCCTCCCTCCACTGCCTTCTTCTCGCGTGCTCGTACATGCGGTAGGGCTTTATTCCAACATCATCGGCGAGTTTCTCAACGGTGTCGGCGGGATATTTGATCAACGGCCTGAAGAACGGTATACCAATCTTTGGAAGCCCGCAGAGCCGTATATCCGTCTCGCACTGGTCGAGGAGCGCGCCGATTATCTTGTCGTTGGCGTTATCCCCCTTGGCCAGAACGTCGAAGCCGTTGTTGAGGGCGAACCACTTGGCGTTCCAGAGCATGACCTTCTTGCAGTTTATGCATACTGGCCCCTTCCTTCCAGTTGCCTCGCGGAGAAGGCCGTCGGTGACGTCGACGAGGAAGTGCTCAATGCCGAGCCTTTTGGTGAACTTCATCGCCCAGTTCAGCGTTTCCCTCCAGCTCCACCGGTGGAAGAAGGTCAGGGCCGAGATATCCAACCCCGCCTCCTTCAGAAGGTACAGCATGAG
This window of the Thermococcus siculi genome carries:
- a CDS encoding 7-cyano-7-deazaguanine synthase; translated protein: MPTFNDAVDEIKNFSEKAGLYDKRILVMFSGGKDSSLMLYLLKEAGLDISALTFFHRWSWRETLNWAMKFTKRLGIEHFLVDVTDGLLREATGRKGPVCINCKKVMLWNAKWFALNNGFDVLAKGDNANDKIIGALLDQCETDIRLCGLPKIGIPFFRPLIKYPADTVEKLADDVGIKPYRMYEHARRRQWREGCPLQYIDKEEIVTPELMELAYRVNYEVSRIARRMKVRASVRVPSFEIMCWNCDEEALKEINSVVERFKGGDSYD